A window of Cellulomonas sp. SLBN-39 genomic DNA:
CCGCCGTGGACCAGGAACCGGTCGCGCACGACGGCCGGCGGCACCTGCGGGCACGCCATCAGCAGGTCCGTGAACGACGCGGGCTGCAGCCGCACGACGCGGGCACCGGGCCACGCCTGCACCGCCGTCACGTCGTCCGGCTGCGCGGCCGAGGCGGTGACGACCACCCGGGCGCCCCGCCGCACGGCCCCCAGCACGGGCTCGGTCCAGCCCGGGACGCCCCCGACCTCGTCGACGACGAAGAGCCGCTCGCCGTCGCACGCCGGCGCGCCCGTGCGGGTCGGGCGGCGCAGCACCTCGTCGACGTCCTCCGCGCGCAGGACCGGCCGGTCGGGAGCGGCGACCGAGACGTCCGGCTCCACCGGCACGAGCACGACGGCCCGCGGGTCCACGTCCGGCTCCGCCACGACCCGTGCGACGAGGTCCTTCACGGCGGTCGTCTTGCCCGTCCCGCGCGGCCCGAGGACGAGCGTCAGCGACCCGGCCCGCAGGTCCGCGGGAGCCCCGAGCGCGTCCTGCGCGGTGCGTGCCGCGGGAGCCCACCCGTGCGCGGCGCGCGCGGC
This region includes:
- a CDS encoding AAA family ATPase, with amino-acid sequence MRHTELATVLRAAAPWWSRRRRSSWVLDDPELAARAAHGWAPAARTAQDALGAPADLRAGSLTLVLGPRGTGKTTAVKDLVARVVAEPDVDPRAVVLVPVEPDVSVAAPDRPVLRAEDVDEVLRRPTRTGAPACDGERLFVVDEVGGVPGWTEPVLGAVRRGARVVVTASAAQPDDVTAVQAWPGARVVRLQPASFTDLLMACPQVPPAVVRDRFLVHGGLPRAIAEHRDTGAVSASFVDRLVAGLERDLRPTGLLPAGTTVERLLDTLCATTGRFVEPAALAARLTISSEQAAALVRRLVGAGVLDPRRGLVDPLLHRLPSLRDPGTFDPPSTTHLADASC